AAAAATTGGTTCAGCTTCAgttatttcttcaacctccAAAGTACTGAAACCAATTAAACCAGATTTATCGACAATCTCCTGCACTGTGGTTGATCAAACAGGTACAGTACGTGCTGTATCCAAAAAATTCCCACGGGCGACATTCTTACAACAGAATAAGCTATTTCCCCGTGATCTGAGGAAAATCGATTCATCGAATGTTGATGTTGCACCGAGTATTGCTGTTAGAAGCAATGGGATACTAGTGAATTTGTTGCACATTAAAGCATTAATCAAAAGGAACGAAGTGCTGGTGTTCGACACAGCGTCTCCTCAATCTGCTAGCAAACTAAGCTTGTTCATGTATGATCTAGAGAGTAAGTTACAGACTAAAGTTGTACATAGTGGAATGTTAGGAATCAACAATGGAAATCAccaaaacattttgaaCCAAACCTATGAattcaaaactttggaaTGTATACTTGTTAATGTCATGGCTGTGCTGGAGACAGAACTAAGGGAACATGCAGCTAAAGTCGATAAAATCTTAAAACAATTAGACTCACAGATTGATAGAGCTGTCTTGAAAGATTTATTGGtaaattcaaaagatttgacaatgttttatcaaaaatctCTGCTAATCAGAAATACATTGGACGAACTATTAGATAACGATGAAGATCTTGAAAACATGTATTTGACGGAAAActatgaaatcaaaaggttGATAGTAGATCAGGAGAGTGACGGTAAGTCTTCAGTTTTGAAAGCCGCAAAACAGGATGGAAGTAGTAATGTCAACACTAATAGCAATCACCATAGTCTGATCCAGGAGGGAAGTGAAAGTAAAGACACcggtgaaattgaaatgttGCTAGAATCATACTATAAACAATGCgatgaaattgttcaaCAAGCAGAAACTATGATCAATAATATTAAATCGACGGAGGATATTGTCAACATAATCTTGGATGCAAATCGTAACTCACTGATGGTTTTTGAACTAAGGGTTGCAATTTTCACTCTGGGTATAACAGTTGCAACAATTATACCCGCATTTTATGGtatgaacttgaaaaattatattgaagattcaaATATTGCGTTTGTTGGAGTAACGGCTGTTTCTGTTGTACTTGGGGGGATAATGGCAATAATATATTTGCGAAAGTTAAGAGATGTCCGTCGAATGACGATGGTAAGTTCTAAACAGTTAGATCAGTTCGATAATGATACCAAAAGGGGTATTCACGAGAAAGTAAGAAGGCAAAGAGAATCCAAAACCTTAGAGCAACGCCGTAAACTGGAAAAGGAGATTGTTTGGAAATGGCTCCTGGGTGATCATAAATAGATATGTTACATATTATGCGACAAAAGTTTACTACATGTATATAAAATACTAGAAAAAAGAGCAGATAGACTGTTCAACATTTTTCCCTGCTTTGGTTTATATAGATTATAATAAGTTTTGCTCTTTTTTCGTTAAGCTTCTGTGTTACAAAACCTACGTAGGTTTAGTCCTACGTAATATCAGGAAGCTAAAAACATCCCATTCTTCctcaaaacagaaaaaatacaagGGATAAACAATGAACGCtgatagaagaaaaagagcCGCGTCACAGCGATTTGCAACAATCCTTTAGTAAAGATTCATTCATTGGACACCACCAAACAACTTATCTGGGgtatttcaaaaagaaaatcacaACCTGCATCGTGTTTACTTAACTGTCGTTTAAGAAGCAATggaacaaacaaaaagtgACATTGTTAGGAAAAGTAGCGgtgatgaaaacaatggGAACAAACCAAGTGGGACCGGAACACCATCACGACTTGCCCATGAACCCCCATCTGTTAGGCAAATTGAAACACTGTATCCAATTGATGCCAAACTATTACAATACCATTTCATTCTGGACAAGGTCGATGTTTTCTTAGGCAAGGTTCAAAAACTTAAGCTTGAAATTAAGCAAGATACGaattttgttattgatcCACAAACCATATTACTACTATCAGGAacaattttcaatatcaatgacAACTTCTACCGTCGTTCGGAAATCCTACAAATGTGTCAAAAGTTTAATCCCTCCCAGAAAATCAATCTGTCACCTATAATATCACCAATATCTTTCGATTCATtagaaaatattggaaaaaattCACCAGTCGGGCCGTTCGGGATAAGTCTAGACAAATGTGTTCCTTTGCCTTCGAGAAAGAAGATGAATGATACCTTATTTTTATTAGAGAATTTACTAAATTCCGTTTACGATATTACTTTGCAAAGGTTTGAGAgtttattgataaacttTAATAATCAACATGGCCTGAAGGAGACCAAAAGTTcaataaaggaaaaactggtatttttggattttgacgaaataaaatcaatagataaattcaattttcaaGACGTGccaaaaattgatttgaaaaaacaagaatatATCCGTAAATATTACCTAACTTCGCAGTTTCAGTTCCTAGAAGTTTTAATTGGCGATTACATACATATTGTTGACAATATTAAACAATCCATCCACAATTCAATCATTTCTTTAACTAAAcagaaaactcaaaataaTAGAACCAACCCTCTATTTGCTATGTATACTAACCTATTAAGATTGGCGGATCTTTATGTCGAAATCAGAAAAATTGGTAAAACAATTTATTTCCAGAATATCAATTATTTCCAGCCGTATACAAAGCAAAGAACCGCACTAAAGGCCACGTTATCACAAATGAACATTTTGTTTACTCagtcaaaacaaaatggcATGCTATTAAGTTTAATATCAAAGTATGCTAGGCGTACcgaaatcaaaaatttgaGAATGGATTTTAATATATTTGTCTCTGAGTTCAGAAAAGTTTCGCTTGAAATGGTTACCCTGCTTGACAAAATGATTGGCGTATTGAAGGGCATACATGGCGAATTTACATTAATAGTCGGTGAGGGGAAAGATAATGATTTCAGTACAGAATATATCAGAAGCAAGCTCAGAGAGCGTGCAAATTCGGAAAGAGTAAAACGTTTAAGTATGATTCATATGcagcaagaagaaatgaaggTCAAACTGGAGCATCAAATTGCAGGTGCTTCGGTAGCAAATAATATGAGCCATATAAATAAAAGACTAAATTTAGTCCAAGCAGGAAAACAGGAGGTGACACCCCAGCCAACAATTGTAAGAAGAGTTGAGCACAGAAACATAACACCAAACACTCAACTTGCCAGACGTGCTTCAATAAATGGTGTTATTCCAGCTCAATCTTCTTCTCGATTATCTTCATTGAAAGGATCTTCTCACTCTCCATTTTATAGACCTAATGCTAGTGGAAGTGCAAGCCCATCTGTTAACAGTTCAAGGTCCAATTCATTAACAAGAACAGATGGCATGAGACAAATCGCAAGGAAAGTGAGCCTTGATAGTCTTACAATAGGATCAATATCCGAAGATGGCGCATTTGTTGAACCACCTAAGATCAGCGAAGATGGGGTTGTCAGTTCACAATCTACTAGCAGTCAAAGTAGCACACCTACATCATCTAAAATATCCTCAGACAcaacaaaaacaccaacaacGCAAAAAGTGACAAGGAGCAGCTCAAGATCTAATTCCCTTACATCTTCGCCTAGCTCAAGGGCACAACTATTACAAAGAAGGGGAAGTGTTAATCTATCCACTCCTCCTGGTATTGCTTCACCAGCATCCAGGTCGGAATatttgagaaggagagCCAGTGTGAATCTTTCATCGCCGTCTAATTCAACAAACAGCTTAACGCGTACTAATGATCAAAGGGAGGTAGTCCAGCGAAAACCAAATGTTAACacttcttctccatcaacatcaaattctAATAAATTAGTGTCACAACCATCAACATCGTCCCCAGGTAATCTTGAAAGGAGAAGATCCGTCATTGGAGTACCCAATGAAGTTTCCTCTTATAGCAAATCTGCAGCAATACAGGCTAATAAGAACTCTACACCAGTACATCTGACTGCACAACAGAGATTGCAACAGCATATCATGAAAGCATCGCGTAATGGTACCATGTATGCCCAGCAATTGCAATCCCCTAGAAAGACTCCAAATTCTAGTACTAGTCCACCTTCTGGGGAGGAGACCCCAACCTTAATTGTTAGTCCCCCATCGCCAGCTGCCAAACCGccaattgatgatttgcCGACAAGCCCTTTGAATTCCTTGAAGACTGGATCTATGGAAGCACAAAAGACAATTAAAATGCAATTGCTGAATAGAAGTAGATCAGGTTCAGATGCTAATCTCTCAAATTATTCACTCCAGGATAAATTGTCACCATCCAAACCCAAAGGGCTTACTTCATCGTCACCTTCTCCTACGAAAATTAGAAGCCGAAGCAACTCAGCTTCAGTTGCAAGAAAATTGGCGCTTACGTCAGATAAGGCTAGTAACTCAGGTAGCGCCAGTGTGAGTAGAAATAGAAGCAGGGCAAACAGTGCAAGCTCCAGGCAAACGCTATCAAGAAATAATTCTGTTTTGGGTGGGAATACTATGGTGTACAAACCAGAAGATACTCATTTAGATGAAAGTGAGGAGAAACGAGTTAGATTTACAGGAGTACAGGAGTATACAGAGGATGAAGACGCACCTACACCACAAAGAAtgcaaaaacaaattagGCAAAAGTGGGCAGCTTACAAACCGTTGTTTCGTAAACTTAATTCACAAGAAGGTCTTGCTTTAAAACTGCATAAAGGTGATGTAGATGACGTTGTTCAACTACCCAGCGTTTTGATGAGCCAATTCAACGGAGAAGCCCCTCCCAAAGTGAAAACAACACTGAGAGAGTCAACACAGATCAGTGCAGCCCAATCTGCAGCATCGAAACTATCAACCAAGTTCAGCCTGTTTCGTAAAAGGAAATGAATCTTGTTTATGCCAATCTTGCccaatttctcattttaAGGTATTTTttagatgttgaaaaaaaaatgattttttttttctttcgtTGTCTCGAGAtgttaaaattttttttgttaacTTGGACAATCAAAACTGTTAAATAGATAAGTTTGAGTATCCTCTCTGTGAAGCAAGCAAAGACAAATTCCAACAGCCATTGAACACAGATACCCAGCATGTCTGAAATTTCCCACAAGAGGCGCTTTTCTGATACCGTACAAAATGAAACTTCTAGTtccaaaaaacaaaatacagGTATAGTTTCCACAGTAAGTATtgcagatgaagaaactggATTGGCGAAATGCTTCCATAGAATCAGAGCTAAAATGTACTTATCGCTTGCCCCATGTCATTTAGAACACCCGATTCTAGGGTTACGCCAGCAACATCTAGACCCACTTATAATGACATACAATTCCACAGTTGGCGGTATTATAATTTCGTACAACAACATAAAACTTTCACAGGATAACTATAATAAcaatgagaaaaatgataCATTCAAATATGTTGCACAAGTTTCATATGAGAATCCATTTTCGTTCTTATGGGTTTACGTCGATTTTGTCGTTTGGAAACCTCAGGTTGGAGACAATCTTGAGGGATACAGCATTATGCAATCCCAATCACATATAGGTTTGTTAATCCATGACGTTTTCAATGCAAGtataaagaaattttatATTCCACAGGACTGGTATTTTGTTGCCAATCAAGCAGATGAGCCTAATGCAGACGATAATGCGGCCGATAATGATGAACCAAAGTCGagtttcaagaaattgggCCATTGGTGTGATGCGGATGGTACACCTGTTGGTGGAAAAATTAAATTCACTGTACGTGCAATCCATGTTAGCGGTAAGGGACTAGCTGTTGAAGGCACCTTGTTAACACCAGAGATGGAGAAGGATAGTTTACCTGTTGTTATGGAGGAACAGATCAAAAGCAATATTAAGAAACATGTTAAGTTTGATGGAGAAGAGGTTGATGACACTGTGACCACCGATAGTAAAGCTACAGATGTTGTGGttaatgatgaaatagaggaaaaagaaatgaaggATGCAGTATCATCAATCGAACCTCTTCAACCAGAAGATGAGATTGCCCCTGTATATAACGATGATAACAGTGATAGCGGCTCTAATTCTAGCAGTAGTGATGAAAGCGATAGCGACTCTGGCAAGGATGCCGGGAAAAATAATGCCAATTCAAGCAGTAGCGACAGCGATGGTGAGAGTGGTAGCGACGATGATAGCAGTAGTGGCAGTGATGATAAGGCCAACGACAGTTCCGAAGAAGGAGACAGTTCTGATTAGACGTCTACAGCATTGTGTATTAGTTagtaaacaaaaagattATATTTATAGATGAAGTATTAAATTTTGTTAGTCATCTACTCTTGATACTGTTGAGTGGTATGGACCAAAATACAGTAATTGCAACTGCCTGATATGTTTAAATAAGAAAAGATCAAAACTTTGCTTTTCCGCGTTTAAAGATCCACCAAGTGCTTCTCTTTTGTATATAGTTTGCGAAGGTGAACTCTTTCTAAGAAAACAGATTACCTGCGGCAAATAGATATACAATGAGCAACGATGCAGCCATTGAACTGAAATCAATGCGTCTTTTAACCGAACATTTTGGATATCCACCAATTGAGGTCATTGATGATATAATAAACGCGATCAACGACATCATGTATCGGTGTACTGAACAGCTTGAACAGATATTACTCACACAAAAAGAACAGttggatgaagaaaaacgtGTTAGAACAAGAGAAATAcggaaaaaaagagaagaggaagacaTCATTATTGATGAGGGACGGCTAGATGATGGTTCGGCGACTGAAGCATTCACGATCAAGGATATACAAATGGGTACTGCCACTTTGGAATCATACTTTGAGCACCATATCAATAGGaactttgataaatttgaacTATACGCATTCCGGAATGTGTTTAATCTTCCATATGACTTGGTGAAGGGGGGGTATATTCGAATGAAGCACCATGAAAGTATTAAGTTGGACGACGTTGAAGACATAAATGAAACAGACAATCAATTGACTcaagaaatttttgaaaagattcaGGACATTCGTTTTGAGATGAAGCTTAACAAAGTTCTAAATGAATCTCTTGAAAAGTGTACTAAGCTATCCAAAGTTGCAAAAGTGATCAAGCTAAAGCTTGAACCTTTCCTCTCtgaaagaaataaacaagTCATGGCTAAACTATCGCCATTAAACGATACATTGCTGTATTTGATCAAGCAAGCACGGACTGTAATGGCGAAGATAGATGAGATAAAAGATTCGATAACTGACGAACGTATAATGTGCAAGTTGCGTGAAAaaagtgaagaagatgagCAACTAAATCATCGAATAGATATGATGATTGATAATATGAATAGATACAGTAGAACAGTGGACTCAAAGGCACAGCATTCAACAGGAAAAGTGGAGCAACAACTAGCTAATTTTTTCACCTGATGTACAAAGAGTAAGCGACGTAAATTCATTGTAATATTAGAAATAACATGTATTTGTATTGTGtaaaatataaatgtatACATAgagatataaatatatttcATTAGTTATGTACAAAACTTAGAAATGATGAAACACTATCAACATGGACATATATTAGATATGAACATTCATAGCTGGCTCAAGCTAAAGACTTTCTAGCAAAATGAATAGCAGTTGGAATTGCCCACAAACCAATTGCAAGTAAACCAGCTAACTTTAAGGTTAAGTTGGTTTGCTCTTCTTGTGCCTTCTTCATTTGTTCTTGATAAAGCATAGCATTCTTaatatcttcttcactGTATCCGttcattatttgaattgttgttgattacAGATAGTAGGGGAATATTGAGATATTATGAAAAAAGTGGTCACAAATAACTTTTGATGGTTTCATGATGTCGGCGAAAACTACTAACGAGGGCggatttgaaaaaaaaaatggaaattaGGAGTTGCATTCGAAACAGCACAATCTGGATTAGCCATAGGGGACTTGCTTAAGTTCTCTCCTACGAATCATTGGTCTAGTGGCGACATGTCGGAACATAGTAAAGAAACAGAACTCTCGAGGGAAATTCCTGTTGAGAAGCAGGAGACTTCTTCGAATGTTATTGATAACGTAACATCACAATCTGAAGAGAATAAAGATGAAATCGAAGCTCAAGAAGTCGAGAGGGAAACCGAGGAGGAACAACAGGAACGTAGTGGTGCATCCAACGAAAATATAACACCATCGGCACCTGCAATCGCAGATttagaagaagatattcaGAAGTTGAATAAGTTCAAAAAGTTACAAGAAACTAAACAAACGAATGAACCAACAACTGCTACAAGAACGAAAGAATCAATCAAAGATGTAAGAGACGATGATACCAAAGACAGGTTTGAAGAAGGGGATGATGTgcttgaagaagatattgaagatgaacaaACACGTAAAAGACGAGAGTTCgaagaaaaattcaatgcGTTAATTAAAAAACCaacaaagagaagaaaaaacaatgaTGTTGATCTAGAGGCCATGCAAGATGAAGCAATTTCTCAGCTAAAAAATATGATGAAAGAGGCAGCATACATGGATGTCGATTGCgttaataataaaaaaccCGCTACcaataaattgaaattattACCTCAAGTTAAGGAAACATTAATCCGGTCTAACCTCTATGATTCAATTCTAGACAACAATATGTTGGAGGCTGTTAGGATTTGGCTAGAGCCATTGCCAGATGGGTCGTTGCCATCCTTTGAAATCCAAAAGGCGTTGCTTAATGAATTAACTAAGTTACCAATTAAAACCATTCATTTAAGAGAATCCGGATTAGGGAAAGTGATGATCTTTTACcaaaaatccaagaaagTTGATTCTGGATTGAAGAGAATAGCAGAAAAGTTGATTGGAGATTGGACAAGACCAGTCATGGGTAGATCAGATAATTATAGAGCTCGTGATATTCCAACAGCCAATTTTGATATCATACAGTTTCAACAAAGGACAAAGCTACAACAAAAAGCTGATGATAGTAAGAATACAAGGAAATCATTATATCAAGAAAGTGCagatagaagaaaaagggCAGCTGCTCCTGAAGCTAGAACAACGGTGTATACAATTGCACCTCAATCTAACTTAACTGCTATTCAAGCAAGTAACCACAGCGTTTTAAATATGGGAGCTGCTTCATCCCTTCACAGAGATGAAAGGTTCAAGGGACTAAATA
The Pichia kudriavzevii chromosome 2, complete sequence DNA segment above includes these coding regions:
- a CDS encoding uncharacterized protein (PKUD0B03970; similar to Saccharomyces cerevisiae YOR334W (MRS2); ancestral locus Anc_7.62), with translation MLISSNNLPIPFPYHTIQLTSTTRYLGVMQIYIPLVRQQIRKIGSASVISSTSKVLKPIKPDLSTISCTVVDQTGTVRAVSKKFPRATFLQQNKLFPRDLRKIDSSNVDVAPSIAVRSNGILVNLLHIKALIKRNEVLVFDTASPQSASKLSLFMYDLESKLQTKVVHSGMLGINNGNHQNILNQTYEFKTLECILVNVMAVLETELREHAAKVDKILKQLDSQIDRAVLKDLLVNSKDLTMFYQKSLLIRNTLDELLDNDEDLENMYLTENYEIKRLIVDQESDGKSSVLKAAKQDGSSNVNTNSNHHSLIQEGSESKDTGEIEMLLESYYKQCDEIVQQAETMINNIKSTEDIVNIILDANRNSLMVFELRVAIFTLGITVATIIPAFYGMNLKNYIEDSNIAFVGVTAVSVVLGGIMAIIYLRKLRDVRRMTMVSSKQLDQFDNDTKRGIHEKVRRQRESKTLEQRRKLEKEIVWKWLLGDHK
- a CDS encoding uncharacterized protein (PKUD0B03980) yields the protein MEQTKSDIVRKSSGDENNGNKPSGTGTPSRLAHEPPSVRQIETLYPIDAKLLQYHFILDKVDVFLGKVQKLKLEIKQDTNFVIDPQTILLLSGTIFNINDNFYRRSEILQMCQKFNPSQKINLSPIISPISFDSLENIGKNSPVGPFGISLDKCVPLPSRKKMNDTLFLLENLLNSVYDITLQRFESLLINFNNQHGLKETKSSIKEKLVFLDFDEIKSIDKFNFQDVPKIDLKKQEYIRKYYLTSQFQFLEVLIGDYIHIVDNIKQSIHNSIISLTKQKTQNNRTNPLFAMYTNLLRLADLYVEIRKIGKTIYFQNINYFQPYTKQRTALKATLSQMNILFTQSKQNGMLLSLISKYARRTEIKNLRMDFNIFVSEFRKVSLEMVTLLDKMIGVLKGIHGEFTLIVGEGKDNDFSTEYIRSKLRERANSERVKRLSMIHMQQEEMKVKLEHQIAGASVANNMSHINKRLNLVQAGKQEVTPQPTIVRRVEHRNITPNTQLARRASINGVIPAQSSSRLSSLKGSSHSPFYRPNASGSASPSVNSSRSNSLTRTDGMRQIARKVSLDSLTIGSISEDGAFVEPPKISEDGVVSSQSTSSQSSTPTSSKISSDTTKTPTTQKVTRSSSRSNSLTSSPSSRAQLLQRRGSVNLSTPPGIASPASRSEYLRRRASVNLSSPSNSTNSLTRTNDQREVVQRKPNVNTSSPSTSNSNKLVSQPSTSSPGNLERRRSVIGVPNEVSSYSKSAAIQANKNSTPVHLTAQQRLQQHIMKASRNGTMYAQQLQSPRKTPNSSTSPPSGEETPTLIVSPPSPAAKPPIDDLPTSPLNSLKTGSMEAQKTIKMQLLNRSRSGSDANLSNYSLQDKLSPSKPKGLTSSSPSPTKIRSRSNSASVARKLALTSDKASNSGSASVSRNRSRANSASSRQTLSRNNSVLGGNTMVYKPEDTHLDESEEKRVRFTGVQEYTEDEDAPTPQRMQKQIRQKWAAYKPLFRKLNSQEGLALKLHKGDVDDVVQLPSVLMSQFNGEAPPKVKTTLRESTQISAAQSAASKLSTKFSLFRKRK
- a CDS encoding uncharacterized protein (PKUD0B03990; similar to Saccharomyces cerevisiae YOR340C (RPA43); ancestral locus Anc_7.52); protein product: MSEISHKRRFSDTVQNETSSSKKQNTGIVSTVSIADEETGLAKCFHRIRAKMYLSLAPCHLEHPILGLRQQHLDPLIMTYNSTVGGIIISYNNIKLSQDNYNNNEKNDTFKYVAQVSYENPFSFLWVYVDFVVWKPQVGDNLEGYSIMQSQSHIGLLIHDVFNASIKKFYIPQDWYFVANQADEPNADDNAADNDEPKSSFKKLGHWCDADGTPVGGKIKFTVRAIHVSGKGLAVEGTLLTPEMEKDSLPVVMEEQIKSNIKKHVKFDGEEVDDTVTTDSKATDVVVNDEIEEKEMKDAVSSIEPLQPEDEIAPVYNDDNSDSGSNSSSSDESDSDSGKDAGKNNANSSSSDSDGESGSDDDSSSGSDDKANDSSEEGDSSD
- a CDS encoding uncharacterized protein (PKUD0B04000; similar to Saccharomyces cerevisiae YAL034W-A (MTW1); ancestral locus Anc_7.53), whose translation is MSNDAAIELKSMRLLTEHFGYPPIEVIDDIINAINDIMYRCTEQLEQILLTQKEQLDEEKRVRTREIRKKREEEDIIIDEGRLDDGSATEAFTIKDIQMGTATLESYFEHHINRNFDKFELYAFRNVFNLPYDLVKGGYIRMKHHESIKLDDVEDINETDNQLTQEIFEKIQDIRFEMKLNKVLNESLEKCTKLSKVAKVIKLKLEPFLSERNKQVMAKLSPLNDTLLYLIKQARTVMAKIDEIKDSITDERIMCKLREKSEEDEQLNHRIDMMIDNMNRYSRTVDSKAQHSTGKVEQQLANFFT
- a CDS encoding uncharacterized protein (PKUD0B04010; similar to Saccharomyces cerevisiae YPR133W-A (TOM5); ancestral locus Anc_3.469) is translated as MNGYSEEDIKNAMLYQEQMKKAQEEQTNLTLKLAGLLAIGLWAIPTAIHFARKSLA
- a CDS encoding uncharacterized protein (PKUD0B04020; similar to Saccharomyces cerevisiae YPR133C (SPN1); ancestral locus Anc_3.468) gives rise to the protein MSEHSKETELSREIPVEKQETSSNVIDNVTSQSEENKDEIEAQEVERETEEEQQERSGASNENITPSAPAIADLEEDIQKLNKFKKLQETKQTNEPTTATRTKESIKDVRDDDTKDRFEEGDDVLEEDIEDEQTRKRREFEEKFNALIKKPTKRRKNNDVDLEAMQDEAISQLKNMMKEAAYMDVDCVNNKKPATNKLKLLPQVKETLIRSNLYDSILDNNMLEAVRIWLEPLPDGSLPSFEIQKALLNELTKLPIKTIHLRESGLGKVMIFYQKSKKVDSGLKRIAEKLIGDWTRPVMGRSDNYRARDIPTANFDIIQFQQRTKLQQKADDSKNTRKSLYQESADRRKRAAAPEARTTVYTIAPQSNLTAIQASNHSVLNMGAASSLHRDERFKGLNRKLTKLSQKKKGTKKDGVSIEGRGLNY